A single genomic interval of Miscanthus floridulus cultivar M001 unplaced genomic scaffold, ASM1932011v1 os_1323_2_3, whole genome shotgun sequence harbors:
- the LOC136533928 gene encoding uncharacterized protein yields the protein MSDGGSSVMAASPSLLGAIAAIATAAALTLAMIPVPTVGTALEVTLAAPPPPVMVEEERETELPTSLGGGPPGSSLPPGMKAPEESAAKTESGRLLAVYANEVVDIPSDDEAGIAMGPPVSLWELAVVQSEGGPFGGLPKGDLEWAYPKNQAKAWFVLQDSRERQLWDILGEQGHAAVSELTNLSEKLGNAQRQTTELERRVESTYRESQDQAAKAATARAKGQCVAERATTAEQGLEAAKARQAETGAGLRASLANIEVVLQEALVALGLERAALVSTQNAPESARKALEADQKARSEADHEVLML from the exons ATGAGCGACGGGGGGAGCAGTGTCATGGCGGCGAGCCCTTCCCTTTTGGGGGCGATTGCTGCCATAGCGACGGCAGCGGCATTGACTTTGGCTATGATTCCGGTGCCGACGGTAGGGACCGCGTTGGAAGTAACCCTTgcagctcctcctccaccagtcatggtggaagaggagagggagaccgagctcccaaCCTCGCTGGGTGGAGGGCCACCTGGCTCATCCTTGCCGCCGGGGATGAAGGCGCCGGAGGAAAGTGCGGCCAAGACGGAGTCGGGACGCCTGTTGGCGGTCTACGCGAATGAAGTGGTGGACATTCCATCTGATGATGAGGCGGGTATCGCGATGGGGCCACCAGTGTCGctgtgggagctggcggtggtccaatCGGAGGGTGGGCCCTTCGGCGGGCTACcgaagggtgacctagagtgggccTACCCTAAGAACCAAGCAAAGGCGTGGTTTGTCCTTCAGGATTCTCGGGAGCGTCAACtttgggacatccttggggagcaagggcatgctgcggtgtccgagctcaccaaCCTGTCCGAGAAGCTTGGAAATGCCCAGAGGCAG ACGACCGAGCTCGAGCGTCGGGTAGAGTCCACCTACCGTGAGTCCCAGGACCAGGCAGCCAAGGCGGCCACGGCGCGGGCAAAGGGGCAGTGTGTAGCAGAGCGGGCGACTACCgctgagcaagggctcgaggcagcGAAGGCCCGCCAGGCAGAGACTGGGGCGGGGTTGCGGGCATCCCTGGCGAACATTGAGGTGgtgcttcaagaggccttggtggCCCTTGGGCTAGAGCGGGCCGCTTTGGTGTCGACGCAGAATGCCCCAGAGTCGGCACGGAAGGCCCTAGAGGCGGATCAGAAGGCCCGGTCAGAGGCGGACCATGAGGTGCTCATGCTCTGA